In the Pseudorasbora parva isolate DD20220531a chromosome 5, ASM2467924v1, whole genome shotgun sequence genome, ATAGAggataaaatgtattatacttCTGTAACCAAATGGGGCTTCATAGCTTCCTCTAAAAACAGTGTAGGTGTTGTTGGCACATGCAATACATTTTGTTTCTCTGTCTAGATTATTGAGCTCAACAAGCGTATGTCAGCAATCGAGACTCTTCTAAGCCGTTTAGAGCAGAAAATTACCTTACCGGTAATTGGGGGATCAGCGGAACTGGTAAGTTTGAAGTAAATATGTGCAACCAAGTGTCATAAATACAGTGAAAActataatattgtaatattaaaaaacaacttgTTTTATATACACTGTCGTTCAACCATTTTTGATCAGTAAGATtggctgcatttaattgataataattaataatattatgatattttatatatatatatatatatatatatatatatatatattattgatataattaaatatatatatatatattttttttaatacggatatatttttaaatataatttatttctgtgatgcaaagcagcattactccagtcttaagtgccacatgatccttcagatatcattctaatatgatgatttgctgctcaagaaacattaatgATCAttatcagttaaaaaaaaaaaaaaaatccagccaATCATAACCAGGTGCAAAATTGTGTTGTGGCTGCGCTGTATTAAAAATGGTATATATTACATATTAGTAATTTTTAATTACAACTATGCCTCTATGTTAATGTGTCTCATTATAGATTAGACCTTTTTGTTTGAAACACTATTTGCTCCAACCAAAACGTGTGAAATTGTGCATGAGCGatgctgtagtgtgtgtgtgtgtgtgaatttattcctgtaattaTAAAGCTTCAGCTTTAGTCACATGATCCATCAGAAATCCTCCTATTATGCTGAtttgtgctcaagaaacatttcttattatcaatgttgaaaaccgttgtacttcttaatattttttgcttttatttttaagagttctttgataataaaaaatattttatttcaaatataatttatttgtaaGAATTTAaagtatttactgtcacttcgGATTATTTAATATCCTTGCAGAATAACCATATTCAtttctttataaaaaataaaataaaaaaaaacgatttgaccccaaactttttaatggtTTAGGTAGTTTATACATTACTACTTTGAAAAATTCCTTAGTAGCATTCTATATTGGGTTCACCCACAGAAGAAGAAACATGtcattaaaatatctggataaGTCCATGAAATATAACTTGGCATCCATCAAGTTACTTTTATCACTTTTATCAAAAGGACCCTCCTCACATTAAATCTTCATGTAATTCTCCTGCTCTTCCTTTAGGTTGAGCAGAAAGAGGAGGATTTGTCTCCAGCTGACTTGGAGGAGCTTGAGCTCAGAAAAAAGCTTGATGAGCTTACTGAAAAAATAAGTGACAAAGGCCTATCGTCTGATGAGGAGGATGCAACAAAATCTTCAGAGGACTCTCCAAAGAAAGAAGCCCTTTACCATGCTTCAGCTATGAGAAGAGTTTCAGCTGGACTTGGAAATGTCAGACATGAGTTGCCTCTTGAGGTTGAGTGGGTAAGAGTATATAAACTATCAACACTTAAACATAGTGTGAATTTGTATTCATGTTTCCTTACAAATGCTTTAGTTCAGCAGTGCTTTGACTTTAACCCACTCTGCTGTTCTTAAGAATTTTGATATGTTTCTAATTGCATACACCAGAAAGCAAAGCCGAATGTACATAAATCCTTAAAAAAGCAGAAGCGGTTGAGTTCCTTTGAGTTCAGTAACACAACCAGCTGTGAACTGTTGCAACTGGAGGGTAAAGTTGCAATGGCAGCCGCCAGTGTCCAGAGCACTCAAAGCGGGGTACGCCAACATCAAAATGTACTCTAATATGCACTTCAAATCATAAACTTCCCATATCTTGCTATATTTgtcttttaaaagttttttttttttttttttttgcttatttaAAGGTTACAGACATCCAGAAAAGAATCGCTGCTTTGAGTGCTGCAGGGATGACAGTGGAGACGTCCCGTAGACGGGTATGTGGAGATCAAGATGCTCAGTCACATTTtcctgttatatatatatatatatatatatatatatatatatatatatatatatatatatatatatatatatatatatatatatatatatatatcatttcgACACATTATATAGAACAATATATACTTAGCAAGTTTAGAAAGAGGCTAAATATAGTTTTCTGTTCTTCCCTTCTCCATTCAGGCTCCTCAGCCATCAAGGATGTTGCATGAATTTCCAATTAGTAAGAGCAGTTCTATACTGCATTTTCGATAACATGTAATCCGTCATTTACATTCATTTAACGCAATCATCTTTGTGTTGTATAAAATGCAAAGAGCTAtgattttccttttcttttgcTACACAAAGGGAAAGTTTACCGAAACATTCGGCCATCATGTACTTACCCTCAGgttgttccaaaactgtatgAATATCTTTtgtctgttgaacacaaaagaatatattttgaagaatgttgccAATCAATGGGCCCCATTGATTTCCATAGTATTTTATCCCCccaatactatggaagtcagtgaCAAAAgtgtcatttttgggttaactatctcTTTAAGTGTGTCATAATTACATAGtacaatatcaaaataaatggcaataattttataaaataataacatttagCACAATGTAAATATTCACAAACTGATTTTTGTCAAGTTTTAGATTATACAACAAATAAGATGGCTACCACAGATCCCAGATACAAATCCCTATATTTGTAATATTCGTTTTATTTCTTGATTCCTCATAATAGATTCTGAACCACacacatgattttcatgcataAACTGATAGCAATCAGTCCCCTGCTCAGCCTCTGGAACAAATCGACTATCCAACTCCTGTGGTCATAAAAGGCCCTGTGAAAAATCTTTAGTTTGGTTATAATGCTGGctataataaaaattaattgaATTCCTTTTTTAGAAAGTCACTAAAATCTCTTTTCTAATAGTCAGTTTTAATCAAAATTCACTTAGGATTAATGTAAGAGACATAATGTGGAAACATGTCTTGTGTATACTAATAACGTTCTTTTTGTTTTCTCTGAAGGAGGCAGCAACGAAGCAAGATCTTTACGGAAGTTGGTCATCATGTGAAGAAACTTCAGCAAGTTAGCGCTCTCACGTATTTTCAGTGAGCCATGATAGAATACAAACTCACAGAgcataaacattattttaacacattaatatatttaatatgtcAAATCCACAGGGTTGTGTGCTGAAACTCCTAGCTTCATAATATATAGATAATACTTGCTTTAGTCTTTTATTAGATGAGTGTCAGATTATTCTGATAAATAAGAGGCTCACCTTGTAGCATGTGCTGTTTCTTAGAATAGAAAATATCAATTATGCACATAATAGAAAATGTATCTTTACTACACTTTGCTGTCGTTTTGATAAAAACTCAATATTTGTAATATAGTCAATATTTAATATCTTAGTTCCGATTTCTATGTAGTTTCCTTTGGTATATTTCATGAAATAttgtatttgatatatttttcacatattacaaatgtttgtttttctgcttattaaatatattaaacctTGTTCTTGTCTGTCACTTTGTTCTCTGTGCCAGCGATGTATTAATGAATCAATAACATTCCCATGCACAATTCcaacacatgctgggttatcACCCTCTTCATAtcaaaatcatatttaatgTAAGGATGTTTTGTGTGTACACGTAAGCTGTGCCGCCTTCACCCTCCCCCAGAGGTATAAATTGGTGGATCAGGCTGTCCAGGATAGAATATCCTCAACCTGAGATTGACTCAAGAAAGCTGCTCAGAAGTTCTTTCATATACTCACAGCTATGAGAAGACTATAAGATCAAATCCTCTGAACAACTGCTACCTTAAAGATAACACATTTATGCTGCttctgcattaaaggatttttCATCTGACAGTAGAggaagacagactaccaagtgGCGAAGAGCTAACAGCATCCTGTAAGTGTCAATGCACTGTATTTGACATAATATGTAGAATTCTATGTGTAGAAGACTTTTGTACCATTTAGTAAAACTACTAAGCTATCTAAAAATCTTGTAAAATGTAGCAgcatcaaacaaaacaaaaaccttaccattaaatgtaattattttgtcattttctcAAAGACATGTTTTATAGTAATGCTATATATGATTATATAATctgcaaacaaaaaacaaatgtggTAAGTGGCAAGCATTTTGTGGACTATTTTTTTACTGGTTATACTtttgattgtttatttttgtaattttattttttgcaggtGACACTTTTCTCTCAATCTGGTGGCAGACACTAAGCCATGCTTGTAAAGCTGTATGCTCTGCTCTATATCCTTATGCTGTTAACACGTTTTACCCAGCCAAAACCTCATGATGAGCTTCCATTACGCTCAATGGGGATGAGGGGTACGCTTTTACATattgaaacattttaaatgcgtttgctttaataatatataacatcaaatattCCTATTCTTGATACTATTATTTCCTGTAGATCCAAACATTGACGCTGTTTGGTATAAAGACAGAGGAATACGACCTGTCGGGAGATTTGGCCGACGGATGACTCAAAGGGGCGAAGGATCATATTTTGGAAAGCACAGATTTTGCTATCCTCAGGTCCTGGCTGTAGACTGATAATGCAAATTTAGAAATTATTACAACTGACATTAAAAGCATCTGCTTCTGTTATGTATGcacttattttaatatttgtttaatgcatttaatttcAACACTGTAGTAATATACGTGTTAAAATCTGTCATATCCGTTTGGATAAACTGTTAACAGACGGACATCAGTGTGTTAAAACCTATTGCTGTGTTATTTCTACCCTCAATGCATGTTCATATGACATCAATGGAcaaaacagacagacaaataacACAGTTTAAAGTATTCTGAGTCACATGTTTATCAGGTTACTAGAACGATTGGTTGATGGAATGTTCAATAAAGTCAAAATCCTTTTAAACTGTCATAATTCGCAGAAAATGTATTGCATTATGTAAAGCTTATGCAGGTGCATTACAATGTCATTCTTTACCTGATAACTAACAAACATGAACAATGGACAAATAACTGTTTACGTAGTTTTTCATCTCATCCACTGAGACACAACAAAGTGAGAAATCAAAGCAAATTAGGTTCATTTAAGGGAAATAGTCAAATGGATGTCACTGGGGAGAGAACAGACAGATTCTGTCTTGGTCACAGTTCTTAAAGGCCATTTGCATCTGAGAACTCCTGCAAGATTCAAACAAGAGTCTTTGCAAAGGCAGTTCTCATGGTCTGTAGATGTGCAATGGCAGTTCTTGTGGTCTGTAGATGTGCAAACACACCCTCGGCACATCCAACATTGGGTAATGTCCGTTCACAAGCACCACTGAGCATtcaatcattttttttacattacaaaTCTAAGAATCTGGAATGACTTTCTGTGGTGGATGAAAAAACAGACTTGAGGTAAAAAGTCCAGATGTTCAGCGGTCTAAAGAACGTTTTTGGATTGCCTCAATAACAACATTTTTGAGAAGGGCGATTACAGAACGAGGGTCATCACTGCTGACCACGGCACTGCCCGACACGATCATGTTTGCTCCAGCCTAGGGTTGTTGAAACAAGTAAAGATGAGTAAAACACTTACTTAATAGTTTCTTGCTTTTGTATTCACACAAAGGAATATGTGAGAAATAAGTGACTTGTGTACCTCTGCACATCTGTGGATGCTGTCTGGGCCGACTCCTCCATCCACTTCGATGTCCAGAGAAGGGAACTGACCCCTGAGCCAACTCACCTGTAGAGATGCATAAGTTCAATATTGTTGTCTGAGGAATCAAAATGAGACTACTAGAGGcagaaatacatttgcataCCTTCGGCATCATATCTTCCATAAACTTCTGACCCCCAAAGCCAGGCTCTACTGTCATGACGAGAGCCATATCGATCTGTCCAGCCCATGGAGCCAATTCCTCAACAGTTGTTCCAGGTTTGATGGCAAGACCAACCtgcatcaaaaataaaaatcataagaCGTTTGTTAAATCTTTTACTATGAGTTGCACTTGGTCTAGgtcaacaacaaacaaacaaaaattccACTTCTAGTTCTCAGTTGTATACATCAAAATCTGGGTTTACTGACACCTCCTTTAAACCAGTTAAATTATTACTTTTCCAAAGTCTCTAATTTCAAGcctgttttttttgtgcaactaaaaggggtacttcagcactaggaagattaatctgtttttaaactggctgggtcattaatgtagtataaatgtgaaattatttttgaattttggTGTTTTCTAGACTGAAAAAgaactgaaaatgtatttttgtctcatggggatgaaatacAAAAATttccagaatgcttcgctgccctatgaggccactcccaaagcccctgctactgaatcactggatcactttcccatcaggttcatcttcataaaatcagttcagttagagaacagatactacaattaaaaactgaacgtttctgttcaatataatgtgatttagctgcTGAGGGAGtatcacagcacaaacgcatcaagagtcagattacattcatcttgatgaatgagctctcatgaGAGCCGAGGTAAGCGCGACCGCGCTCGCAGCATACGTTCACAGCGcgtgcgtgttcagtctggcacattttcagttcatgcctttgaaagcttaactttcataggaattaatttgagaagttgaaaaaCTGACTttgctcccgttcagctctgtcTACAtaaatgcctgcagctgcgagcgaAGCTGCGAGTGTGATCCCACTTCCCATgctgaaaacatgcagaaatagctccctctactagctgtagtctttagcctctggccaaaaattcctcagATTACGTAAATTGACTATATTTCCATCACCGGATgaatttttccaaaaataaaatgcataaatctctcgtctcagggggatatgagggggggagcaagatcatttgaatatactccagtgtttgtactgatacaaagccatatgctttTCGGTGAAGTAACCGTTTAAATACCTTAAAGGTGTCCTAGAaggaaaaattgaattaaccttgccatagtgaaataataagagttcagtacatggacatcgcactgtgagtctcaaacaccattgcgtcctatttcttatgtaaatctcgtaaatcaaaaactcaaaagaaaaaatgtgcttctcaacataaactcaACCATGACGTaagcattggggatcatttatatgcaaacccccaacatttgcatctgtccaaataagccgaatctactgatggtaaacaagacactcgaagatagcaaaaacgtctctcatgacacatggtcgaggtttattataatcggataccacaacaaatcgttcatttgttcggcccatttcaagcaaaacCATTTcagtcttaaactgaagaaagggataactatattcctgcaagcagtaacagtttaaacaatttctgattaaattgaaagtttcttaaagagaccgcattgtctagagatgacgcaagatgcttaCAGTAACTATAGgatactccaagtaccatacaaaactaaatagtgtgtctaatgacaaaggttaatattattttgtattacaaaatacaaccgtagatacttcgCTTACAGAtacttctagcaaacgtcaccttttccaccatataagttaaaacgatagtcaatggagattgataaaatgcagcttacttgttaactggtgttttcagattactcgtgcgcgagagagagctcgcgtgcatatggttgccagattggacatgtttaggtaaaacactggatagtttgagttcttttcacagaaaagctctatttgggggatttaattactgaaatctggaaACTGCACGAACACAAGCTCTTGCTCGTGCGCGATTGATcggaaaacaccaataaacaagtaagctgcattttatcaatctccatttgagatgttttgcttaaagtgtcatttagccggtctgtgttgtgtcaggatggtcaggactcacgagccgcttcactgaactgctgtgagctgctgaaataagccaatcagaccagagctcaacattaatattcatgactcttccaaataaggcaaaaacagcatTACTGTTTTATACATGCTGCTTTAACATTGTATATTCTTGTTTGTGCTTTTCAATACAGCAGCATTTGATAGTTATTAATCATCAGCCATGGTCTTTTTGAGACATCAAATTTGAGAAACACATACATATACTGGTTATTCCCCCCTTTGTACAGACCTTCATGCCACTCTCTCTGATTTCCTTGATGAGGTTGCCAGGGTTGGTTGTGGCTTCTAGATGGAAAGTGTACTGATTGGCTCCAGCTGCTGCCATGGGCTTTACCCATTGCTCTGGTCTGGACACCATCATATGCATGTCTGTAATAAAGCAAACAGTAAGCAAACCCTCCAAACACTGTGATGGTTTATCCTACAAGCAATGTTTATTTAGCAGTACAGAGAGACAGTGAAAACATCACAAGAACCCACTTTAGCAGATTAATAACGAAACTCTCCCAAAGAGGAGGGACAGAATGAGTGTAGCTCAAATGCATTAGAAAGAGTAGATGAAAGACTGGAA is a window encoding:
- the rpe gene encoding ribulose-phosphate 3-epimerase; its protein translation is MSMAYTAKIGPSILSSDLSQLGRECERMMECGADYLHLDVMDGHFVPNITFGHPMVECLRSCIGPDPFFDMHMMVSRPEQWVKPMAAAGANQYTFHLEATTNPGNLIKEIRESGMKVGLAIKPGTTVEELAPWAGQIDMALVMTVEPGFGGQKFMEDMMPKVSWLRGQFPSLDIEVDGGVGPDSIHRCAEAGANMIVSGSAVVSSDDPRSVIALLKNVVIEAIQKRSLDR